In one Silene latifolia isolate original U9 population chromosome 10, ASM4854445v1, whole genome shotgun sequence genomic region, the following are encoded:
- the LOC141605422 gene encoding zinc finger protein CONSTANS-LIKE 14-like: MGNRKKVGGRRIGIGCEFCNRETAVVYCRADKARLCIGCDKQVHSANTLSKKHVRSQICEECGEQPVSVRCLTEERGVCQECDREGHSSHDRIPVQGFDGTPTAFQISSLWGFDLYNNNNNDNDNDNDNPLLDDDWSDLMVPSDNFNNNYNSNNNEMLMPMEKKASELQKLMIHQLLELNRTDHSVAPAPGSSGSIVVDDDTDINSVVPTAAVDDHHAAAAFFDLLDHNLFLPACHLQSQQQQQQQQQQQQQQQHQPDFSLGFLPAANALPAPHQNNTLLFNSNITNHHPPTLQIWDFNSGQMRGQDECGRLDPNYDQTTPGFVLSTYASLQQDPNLANSNVLRDLYDLKCSNVPDDFRFFNNKLHPAASQGPATSESNNLASSGSVYSKSRTGCSTDINFLEHSVFLEGDTAVKTKADMEMLAHNRGNAMQRYKEKKKTRRYEKQIRYESRKARADTRKRVKGRFVKAADAPLA; this comes from the exons atgggAAACAGGAAGAAGGTCGGAGGAAGAAGGATAGGAATCGGGTGCGAGTTCTGCAACAGAGAGACGGCGGTGGTGTACTGTCGAGCCGACAAGGCGAGGTTGTGTATAGGGTGCGATAAACAGGTGCACTCGGCGAATACACTGTCTAAGAAGCATGTGAGGAGTCAGATCTGTGAGGAGTGCGGAGAACAGCCTGTTTCGGTGAGGTGCCTTACGGAGGAGAGAGGTGTTTGTCAGGAATGCGATAGGGAGGGACATTCCTCCCATGATCGCATTCCTGTTCAGGGTTTTGATGGAACGCCTACTGCCTTCCAGATATCCTCCCTCTGGGGGTTTGATCtttataataataacaacaacgacaacgataatgataatgataatccGTTGTTGGATGATGATTGGTCTGATCTCATGGTTCCTTCtgataattttaataataattataatagtaataataatgaaaTGTTGATGCCGATGGAGAAGAAGGCGAGTGAGCTACAGAAGCTGATGATTCATCAGTTATTAGAGCTGAACAGGACAGATCATTCGGTTGCTCCTGCTCCTGGGAGTAGTGGCTCCATCGTTGTGGATGACGATACTGACATTAACTCTGTGGTTCCCACTGCCGCTGTTGATGATCACCACGCCGCAGCTGCTTTCTTTGATCTTCTTGATCATAATCTTTTCTTACCAGCTTGTCATCTTCAgtcccaacaacaacaacaacaacaacaacaacagcagcagcagcaacaacatcaGCCCGATTTCTCCCTGGGTTTTCTGCCTGCAGCGAATGCGCTGCCAGCTCCTCATCAAAATAATACGCTTCTGTTCAATTCTAACATTACCAATCACCATCCTCCTACTCTACag ATTTGGGATTTCAACTCTGGTCAGATGAGGGGACAAGACGAATGCGGAAGGTTAGACCCAAATTACGATCAAACTACACCGGGATTTGTACTCAGTACCTATGCCTCTCTTCAACAGGATCCTAATTTGGCAAACTCAAACGTCTTGAGGGATCTGTATGACCTTAAATGCTCCAATGTTCCTGACGATTTCAGATTTTTCAAT AATAAATTACATCCAGCAGCGAGCCAGGGGCCAGCAACATCCGAAAGCAACAACTTGGCATCTTCAGGCTCAGTTTACAGTAAATCTCGAACAGGTTGCTCTACTGATATAAATTTCCTGGAACATTCTGTGTTCCTTGAAGGTGACACTGCAGTCAAAACCAAAGCCGATATGGAGATGCTAGCACACAACAGAGGCAATGCAATGCAGCGTtataaagagaagaagaaaactCGAAG GTATGAAAAACAGATACGTTACGAGTCAAGGAAGGCAAGAGCTGATACCCGCAAGAGAGTGAAAGGACGGTTTGTCAAGGCCGCTGATGCCCCTCTTGCGTAA